A part of Bacillus rossius redtenbacheri isolate Brsri chromosome 1, Brsri_v3, whole genome shotgun sequence genomic DNA contains:
- the LOC134529159 gene encoding uncharacterized protein LOC134529159 produces the protein MPGAGSYPALATRARQYRRGDSPGEETVPAKRQSRRGDSPGEETVPEKRQSRRGDSSGEETVEARRQSLRGDSPGEETVPARRQSRRGDSPGEETVPARRQFQRGDSRGEETVEARRQSLRGDSPGEETVPAKIQSRRGDSPGEETVPARRQSRRGDSPCEETVPEMRQYQRGDSPGKETVQARIQSRRGDSTSEETVPARRQSRRGDSPGEETVPARRQSRRGDSPCEETVPARRQYQRGDSPGEESVPARRQSRRGDSSCEETVPARRQSRRGDSPCEETVPARRQSRRGDSPGEETVPVRRQSLRGDSPGEETVPARRQSRRGDSPGEETVQARRQSRRGDSSCEETVPARRQSRRGDSPCEETVPARIQSRRGDSPCEETVPARRQSRRGDSPGDETVPARRQSRR, from the exons ATGCCGGGTGCTGGGTCATACCCTGCCCTCGCCACACGAGC GAGGCAGTACCGGCGAGGAGACAGTCCCGGCGAGGAAACAGTCCCGGCGAAGAGACAGTCCCGGAGAGGAGACAGTCCCGGCGAGGAGACAGTCCCTGAGAAGAGACAGTCCCGGCGAGGAGACAGTTCCGGCGAGGAGACAGTCGAGGCGAGGAGACAGTCCCTGCGAGGAGACAGTCCCGGCGAGGAGACAGTCCCGGCGAGGAGACAGTCCCGGAGAGGAGACAGTCCCGGCGAGGAGACAGTCCCGGCGAGGAGACAGTTCCAGCGAGGAGACAGTCGAGGCGAGGAGACAGTCGAGGCGAGGAGACAGTCCCTGCGAGGAGACAGTCCCGGCGAGGAGACAGTCCCTGCGAAGATACAGTCCCGGCGAGGAGACAGTCCCGGCGAGGAGACAGTCCCTGCGAGGAGACAGTCCCGGCGAGGAGACAGTCCCTGCGAGGAGACAGTGCCGGAGATGAGACAGTACCAGCGAGGAGACAGTCCCGGTAAGGAGACAGTCCAGGCGAGGATACAGTCCCGGCGAGGAGACAGTACCAGCGAGGAGACAGTCCCGGCGAGGAGACAGTCCCGGCGAGGAGACAGTCCCGGCGAGGAGACAGTCCCTGCGAGGAGACAGTCCCGGCGAGGAGACAGTCCCTGCGAGGAGACAGTCCCGGCGAGGAGACAGTACCAGCGAGGAGACAGTCCCGGCGAGGAGTCAGTTCCTGCGAGGAGACAGTCCCGGCGAGGAGACAGTTCCTGCGAGGAGACAGTCCCGGCGAGGAGACAGTCCAGGCGAGGAGACAGTCCCTGCGAGGAGACAGTTCCTGCGAGGAGACAGTCCCGGCGAGGAGACAGTCCCGGCGAGGAGACAGTCCCGGTTAGGAGACAGTCCCTGCGAGGAGACAGTCCCGGCGAGGAGACAGTCCCTGCGAGGAGACAGTCCCGGCGAGGAGACAGTCCCGGCGAGGAGACAGTCCAGGCGAGGAGACAGTCCCGGCGAGGAGACAGTTCCTGCGAGGAGACAGTCCCGGCGAGGAGACAGTCCAGGCGAGGAGACAGTCCCTGCGAGGAGACAGTTCCTGCGAGGATACAGTCCCGGCGAGGAGACAGTCCCTGCGAGGAAACAGTCCCGGCGAGGAGACAGTCCCGGCGAGGAGACAGTCCCGGCGATGAGACAGTTCCGGCGAGGAGACAGTCCCGGCGATGA